A portion of the Streptomyces platensis genome contains these proteins:
- the gap gene encoding type I glyceraldehyde-3-phosphate dehydrogenase: MPKIAINGLGRIGRAALKILLDADGVEVAALNDLVEAGNLAYLLAHDSVYGRYGKMVTATDGALSIDGLKVPVFAERDPARLPWRELGIDLVLECTGAFRREEELRRHLEAGARFVILSAPARTETVATVVPGVNQAPDGVQVISCASCTTNSITPVVEVLERRIGIERAIMSTVHAYTASQQLVDGPSKDVRRGRAAGINMVPASTGAALATIRALPTLAGRFDGVAIRVPVPVGSIADITMVTARPTTAEEVNDLLREEADSERYRGVLAVAEEPMVSTDIIGDARASVIDAAMTRVVDGTLVKVMSWYDNEWGFTHQMVREALSVLGAGQAP; the protein is encoded by the coding sequence ATGCCGAAGATCGCCATCAACGGGCTCGGACGCATCGGACGTGCCGCGCTGAAGATCCTGCTGGACGCCGACGGCGTTGAGGTCGCCGCCCTCAACGACCTCGTCGAGGCAGGCAACCTCGCCTACCTGCTGGCGCACGACAGCGTCTACGGGCGCTACGGGAAGATGGTCACGGCGACCGACGGTGCGCTGAGCATCGACGGACTCAAAGTGCCGGTGTTCGCAGAGCGCGATCCGGCCCGGTTGCCGTGGCGGGAGCTGGGCATCGACCTGGTGCTGGAATGCACCGGGGCCTTCCGCCGCGAGGAAGAGCTGCGACGTCATCTCGAAGCCGGAGCCAGGTTTGTCATCCTGTCCGCTCCAGCGCGTACCGAGACGGTCGCGACCGTGGTTCCCGGAGTGAACCAGGCTCCGGACGGCGTGCAGGTCATCTCGTGCGCCAGCTGCACCACCAACTCCATCACTCCGGTGGTCGAGGTGCTGGAGCGGAGGATCGGGATCGAACGGGCGATCATGTCCACCGTCCACGCCTACACCGCCAGTCAGCAGCTCGTCGACGGCCCCAGCAAGGACGTCCGGCGCGGCCGCGCCGCCGGCATCAACATGGTCCCCGCGTCCACAGGGGCGGCACTGGCCACCATCCGGGCGCTGCCCACGCTGGCAGGGCGCTTCGACGGGGTGGCAATCCGCGTTCCGGTGCCGGTCGGATCGATCGCGGACATCACGATGGTCACCGCCCGGCCGACCACCGCGGAGGAGGTCAACGACCTCCTCCGCGAGGAGGCCGACAGCGAGCGATACCGCGGCGTCCTCGCCGTCGCCGAGGAACCCATGGTCTCTACCGACATCATTGGCGACGCCAGGGCGTCGGTCATCGACGCCGCGATGACCCGGGTGGTGGACGGCACACTCGTGAAGGTCATGAGCTGGTACGACAACGAGTGGGGCTTCACCCACCAGATGGTCCGCGAAGCCCTCTCCGTCCTGGGCGCCGGCCAGGCGCCATGA
- a CDS encoding CBS domain-containing protein, whose translation MRPAPHSDREGSMNVKEIMTAPVVTVTENTPVPEIAAVLHDRRISAVPVLDAAGAVVGLVSEYDLLGRPGGTAAQVMTRTVISVTEDTDVDDVRHLLVERRIRRVPVLAGGRLVGIISRSDIVALLTTEWACQVCGETAQGDRPPERCPKCHASADRFAVQEAPPGS comes from the coding sequence ATGCGGCCCGCCCCGCACAGCGACCGAGAGGGCTCGATGAACGTCAAGGAGATCATGACGGCACCGGTGGTCACGGTCACCGAGAACACCCCGGTGCCCGAAATCGCGGCCGTGCTGCACGACCGCCGGATCAGCGCGGTCCCCGTACTCGACGCAGCCGGCGCGGTCGTGGGCCTGGTCAGCGAGTACGACCTGCTGGGCCGCCCTGGAGGCACCGCCGCACAGGTGATGACCCGGACGGTGATCAGTGTCACCGAGGACACCGACGTCGACGACGTCCGCCACCTGCTGGTCGAGCGGCGCATCCGCCGCGTCCCCGTGCTGGCCGGCGGCCGCCTGGTCGGCATCATCAGCCGCTCCGACATCGTCGCGCTGCTGACCACCGAGTGGGCCTGCCAGGTGTGCGGCGAGACCGCCCAGGGCGACCGCCCACCCGAGCGCTGCCCCAAGTGCCACGCCTCCGCCGACCGCTTCGCCGTCCAGGAAGCACCACCCGGCAGCTGA
- a CDS encoding universal stress protein, whose product MEEQDSALRVVVGVDGSPSSHAALRWAVQHAELIGGDVVAVAAWELPGAHGWSAPAVDPVFDKTIAEQGLVNQLHQVLGESGAAQVRQRLMHGNPVEALLSEAEGAEALVVGSRGLGGFRRALLGSVSQQCALYATCPVVIVRPTVEVRGSGTQAE is encoded by the coding sequence ATGGAAGAGCAGGATTCGGCCCTGCGCGTCGTGGTGGGCGTCGACGGTTCGCCTTCGTCGCACGCCGCGCTTCGCTGGGCGGTCCAGCATGCCGAGCTGATCGGCGGTGACGTGGTGGCAGTGGCTGCCTGGGAGCTGCCCGGGGCGCACGGCTGGTCCGCGCCGGCGGTGGACCCCGTTTTCGACAAGACGATCGCCGAGCAGGGCCTCGTCAACCAGCTGCACCAGGTCCTTGGCGAGTCCGGCGCTGCCCAGGTGCGACAGCGTCTGATGCACGGCAATCCCGTTGAGGCGCTGCTCAGTGAGGCCGAGGGCGCCGAGGCGCTCGTGGTGGGCAGCCGGGGCCTGGGCGGCTTCCGTCGTGCGCTGCTGGGTTCCGTGAGTCAGCAGTGCGCACTGTACGCCACGTGTCCAGTCGTCATCGTGCGTCCGACCGTCGAGGTGAGGGGCTCCGGTACCCAGGCCGAGTAA
- a CDS encoding dihydrolipoamide acetyltransferase family protein codes for MPEILMPRLSDTMEEGTLARWLKQEGDQIHKGDVIAEIETDKALMDLEAYDEGPLTRLLVPEGSTVPIGTAVAVIGDQSATAVQPPAPEQPTTPPVEAAQPTPPEPASEVPTPAAPPPSAAVSPPPPPTEPRRVPTSPLARRIAGEHGIDIATIPGSGPGGRIVRADVEKAVARRQVASGPAPTTAQPAAAERKQPSMRPSVPADVTEDTEVVPLSTVRRLTAQRLAQSAQQAPHFYLTAMVDVEPLLAFRADLNARLGEQGPRVSMNDLIIKACATALRTHPEMNASWDETRILHHHRIHIGIAVALDDGLTVPVIHDADRKTLTEIAREARALADKARTGHLSLDNLADGTFTISNLGPYGIDHFTAVINPPQAAILAVGAAHPEPVVRDGELAAGTVMALTLSIDHRTLDGATGAAFLTDLKALLEQPIRIVV; via the coding sequence ATGCCCGAGATCCTCATGCCCCGCCTATCCGACACCATGGAGGAGGGCACGCTCGCCCGGTGGCTCAAGCAGGAGGGCGACCAGATCCACAAGGGCGACGTCATCGCCGAGATCGAAACCGACAAGGCCCTCATGGACCTCGAAGCCTACGACGAGGGCCCCTTGACCCGCCTCCTCGTCCCCGAGGGCAGCACGGTACCGATCGGCACCGCGGTCGCGGTCATCGGCGATCAGTCCGCCACGGCCGTGCAGCCGCCCGCGCCCGAGCAGCCCACCACGCCTCCGGTTGAAGCAGCACAGCCGACTCCACCGGAACCGGCGTCCGAAGTCCCCACACCGGCCGCACCACCTCCGTCAGCCGCAGTGAGTCCCCCGCCACCCCCAACAGAACCCCGCAGGGTACCGACCTCCCCGCTGGCGCGGCGCATCGCCGGTGAACACGGCATCGACATCGCCACCATCCCCGGCAGCGGCCCCGGTGGCCGAATCGTCCGCGCCGACGTGGAGAAGGCCGTCGCCCGGCGCCAAGTCGCATCGGGCCCCGCCCCCACCACTGCTCAACCGGCTGCAGCCGAGCGGAAACAACCCTCCATGCGGCCTTCCGTGCCCGCCGACGTTACCGAGGACACCGAGGTGGTCCCGCTCAGCACGGTGCGCCGCCTGACCGCGCAGCGCCTGGCCCAAAGCGCCCAGCAGGCCCCGCACTTCTACCTCACCGCCATGGTCGACGTGGAGCCGCTGCTTGCCTTTCGCGCCGACCTCAACGCGCGCCTCGGCGAGCAGGGCCCTCGCGTGAGCATGAACGATTTGATCATCAAGGCGTGCGCCACCGCACTCCGCACCCACCCGGAGATGAACGCCTCCTGGGACGAGACCCGCATCCTGCACCACCACCGGATCCACATCGGTATCGCCGTCGCCCTCGACGACGGGCTGACCGTCCCCGTCATCCACGACGCCGACCGCAAGACCCTCACCGAGATCGCCCGCGAAGCCCGCGCTCTCGCCGACAAGGCGCGCACCGGGCACCTCAGCCTCGACAATCTCGCCGACGGCACCTTCACCATCAGCAACCTCGGCCCCTACGGCATCGACCACTTCACCGCCGTCATCAACCCCCCGCAGGCAGCCATCCTCGCCGTCGGAGCCGCCCACCCTGAACCCGTCGTCCGCGACGGCGAACTCGCCGCCGGCACCGTGATGGCCCTGACCCTGTCCATCGACCACCGGACCCTCGACGGGGCCACCGGCGCCGCCTTCCTCACCGACCTCAAGGCACTGCTCGAACAGCCGATACGCATCGTCGTGTAG
- a CDS encoding STAS domain-containing protein, translating to MRTNIIRKERMSVSYDMVNGWTVVEIDGDVDAHTSPLVREAVIRLVDEGHRHFVLDLSFVSFLDSMGLGVIVAVTKRIREREGALRIAAASARIVRVFDISGLREAYEIHPSPEEATRQAPSLGRLAHWPRPAS from the coding sequence GTGCGAACGAACATCATCCGCAAGGAGCGCATGAGCGTCAGCTACGACATGGTGAACGGCTGGACGGTTGTTGAGATCGACGGCGATGTGGACGCCCACACCTCCCCCCTGGTCCGCGAAGCAGTGATCAGGCTCGTCGATGAGGGACACCGCCACTTCGTCCTGGATCTGAGCTTCGTATCTTTCCTGGACTCGATGGGACTGGGCGTGATCGTGGCGGTCACAAAACGCATCCGTGAACGCGAAGGCGCACTGCGGATCGCGGCCGCCTCTGCCCGGATAGTCAGGGTTTTCGACATCAGCGGCCTGCGTGAGGCTTACGAGATCCACCCCTCACCAGAAGAGGCAACGCGCCAGGCTCCCTCGCTCGGCAGGCTCGCGCACTGGCCCCGCCCGGCAAGCTGA
- a CDS encoding aconitate hydratase codes for MTADSFAARAPLSAAGSSFTIYRLDAVERAARLPYSLKVLLENLLRNEDGHTVTADQVSALANWDPTAEPATEIQFTPARVLMQDFTGVPCIVDLVAMREALAALGGDAERIDPLRPVELVIDHSVIADHYGVPEAFHRNVELEFRRNAERYQFLRWGQNAFDNLRVVPPGTGICHQVNLEHLARVVFGEDGVAFPDTLVGTDSHTPMVNGLGVLGWGVGGIEAEAAMLGLPLSMLIPRVIGVKLTGALPEGSTATDLVLTIAEKLRAHGVVSTFVEFYGPGVAGVPLANRATIGNMSPEYGATCAIFPIDDETLTYLRLTGRSAGQVTLVEAYAKEQGLWHDPSHEPTYSETLELDLSAVVPSIAGPKRPQDRIPLADAPHAFHAALDGYARWDPAPVGLDASSAESFPASDPVAVTGNRPGDAPAHFESAPAADDPPLNPTRLTLKDGPSVEIGHGSVVIAAITSCTNTSNPQVMVGAALLAKKAVEHGLGPKPWVKTSLAPGSKVVMDYFASAGLVPYLEQLGFDLVGYGCTTCIGNSGPLIDEVARAVSEHDLAVAAVLSGNRNFEGRIHPQTKLNYLASPPLVVAYALAGSMTVDLTRDPLGTGGDGKPVFLRDIWPSQQEVQDVIASCLRPEMFTRDYADVFAGGEQWRALPTPEGELFAWDPNSTYVRRPPYFDGMSRTPEPLRDIESARVLALLGDSVTTDHISPAGAIKRGSPAGEYLTGHGVAPREFNSYGSRRGNHEVMIRGTFANIRLRNLLAPGTEGGVTRHFPDGEQTTIYDAATRYASEGVPLLVIAGKEYGSGSSRDWAAKGTALLGVRAVLAESYERIHRSNLIGLGVLPLQFAPGQSRESLGLTGEESYTVRGLAGGELPQEVTVTAVGPSGMLEFAARVRIDTATEADYYRHGGILPYALRTLLPPA; via the coding sequence GTGACCGCCGACAGCTTCGCCGCCCGAGCACCACTTTCCGCAGCCGGATCCTCTTTCACCATCTACCGGCTCGACGCGGTCGAAAGGGCTGCGCGGCTCCCGTACAGCCTGAAGGTGCTGTTGGAGAACCTGCTGCGCAACGAGGACGGCCATACGGTGACCGCCGACCAGGTCAGTGCTCTGGCCAACTGGGACCCGACCGCCGAGCCGGCCACCGAGATCCAGTTCACCCCGGCGCGGGTACTGATGCAGGACTTCACGGGCGTGCCGTGCATCGTAGACCTGGTGGCGATGCGCGAGGCGCTGGCTGCCCTGGGTGGCGATGCGGAGCGCATCGACCCGCTGCGGCCGGTGGAACTGGTCATCGACCACTCCGTGATCGCCGACCACTACGGCGTTCCGGAGGCGTTCCACCGCAATGTCGAATTGGAGTTCCGGCGCAACGCCGAGCGCTACCAGTTCCTGCGTTGGGGCCAGAACGCCTTCGACAACCTGCGCGTCGTCCCGCCGGGCACCGGCATCTGCCACCAGGTGAACCTGGAGCACTTGGCACGTGTCGTTTTCGGCGAAGACGGGGTGGCCTTCCCCGACACCCTGGTCGGCACCGACTCCCACACCCCGATGGTCAACGGACTTGGCGTACTCGGCTGGGGCGTGGGCGGCATCGAAGCGGAAGCGGCCATGCTCGGCCTGCCCCTGAGCATGCTCATCCCCCGGGTCATCGGAGTGAAGCTGACCGGCGCACTGCCCGAGGGCAGCACCGCCACCGACCTGGTGTTGACCATTGCGGAGAAACTGCGCGCCCACGGCGTGGTGAGCACCTTCGTAGAGTTCTACGGTCCCGGCGTGGCCGGCGTGCCGCTCGCCAACCGGGCCACCATCGGCAACATGAGCCCGGAGTACGGCGCCACCTGTGCGATCTTCCCCATCGACGACGAGACACTCACCTATCTGCGGCTCACCGGACGCAGCGCCGGTCAGGTGACGCTCGTCGAGGCGTACGCCAAGGAACAGGGCCTGTGGCACGACCCCAGCCACGAGCCAACCTACTCCGAGACGCTGGAGTTGGACCTGTCGGCTGTCGTGCCGTCGATCGCCGGCCCGAAACGCCCGCAGGACCGCATCCCGCTCGCAGACGCACCGCATGCCTTCCACGCCGCACTGGACGGATATGCCCGATGGGACCCCGCACCGGTCGGGCTGGACGCGAGCAGCGCGGAATCCTTCCCCGCCTCCGACCCCGTCGCGGTGACGGGTAACCGCCCCGGGGACGCACCCGCCCACTTCGAGAGCGCCCCAGCCGCGGACGACCCGCCCCTGAACCCCACCCGCCTGACGCTGAAGGACGGCCCCAGCGTCGAGATCGGTCACGGCTCGGTGGTGATCGCCGCGATCACTTCCTGCACCAACACGTCCAACCCACAGGTCATGGTCGGCGCCGCCCTGCTCGCCAAGAAGGCGGTCGAACACGGGCTGGGGCCGAAGCCGTGGGTGAAGACTTCCCTCGCCCCCGGCTCGAAGGTCGTCATGGACTACTTCGCAAGCGCCGGCCTGGTCCCGTACCTGGAGCAGCTCGGCTTCGACCTTGTCGGCTACGGCTGCACCACCTGCATCGGAAACTCCGGCCCGCTGATCGACGAGGTGGCACGCGCAGTGTCCGAACACGATCTGGCGGTGGCCGCGGTGCTCTCGGGCAACCGCAACTTCGAAGGCCGCATCCACCCCCAGACCAAGCTCAACTACCTTGCCTCCCCGCCGCTGGTGGTCGCCTACGCACTGGCCGGTTCGATGACCGTCGACCTCACCCGCGACCCGCTCGGCACAGGAGGCGACGGCAAGCCGGTCTTCCTGCGCGACATCTGGCCCAGCCAGCAGGAGGTCCAGGACGTCATCGCCTCCTGCCTGCGGCCCGAGATGTTCACCCGGGACTACGCGGACGTTTTCGCGGGCGGCGAGCAGTGGCGGGCCCTGCCCACCCCGGAAGGCGAGTTGTTTGCCTGGGACCCCAACTCCACCTACGTGCGCAGGCCGCCCTACTTCGACGGCATGAGCCGTACGCCCGAGCCGTTGCGCGACATCGAGAGCGCTCGAGTGCTGGCCCTGCTCGGCGACTCGGTCACCACTGACCACATCTCGCCCGCCGGCGCCATCAAGCGCGGCTCTCCCGCAGGGGAGTACCTCACCGGCCACGGCGTCGCACCGAGGGAGTTCAACTCCTACGGTTCCCGGCGCGGCAACCACGAGGTGATGATCCGCGGAACCTTTGCCAACATCCGGCTGCGCAACCTGCTTGCACCGGGCACTGAGGGAGGCGTCACCCGGCACTTTCCCGACGGCGAGCAGACCACCATCTATGACGCGGCGACACGGTACGCGTCCGAGGGCGTGCCGCTGCTGGTGATCGCCGGAAAGGAGTACGGCTCAGGCTCCTCCCGCGACTGGGCGGCCAAGGGCACCGCCCTGCTGGGCGTGCGCGCTGTCCTGGCCGAGTCGTATGAGCGCATCCACCGCTCCAACCTCATCGGCCTGGGCGTCCTGCCTCTGCAGTTCGCCCCCGGCCAGAGCCGGGAGTCCCTCGGCCTGACCGGCGAGGAAAGCTACACAGTCCGCGGCCTGGCGGGCGGGGAACTGCCCCAGGAGGTCACGGTCACCGCCGTGGGCCCGTCCGGCATGCTGGAATTCGCGGCCCGTGTCCGTATCGACACCGCCACCGAGGCCGACTACTACCGCCACGGCGGCATCCTGCCCTACGCGCTGCGCACCCTGCTGCCGCCGGCGTGA
- a CDS encoding aldo/keto reductase, which yields MRYIKLGTTGLEVSAISLGCMSFGEPDRGGEPWSLGADASRDIIKQALEGGVNFLDTANGYSAGSSEEIVGQAVRDFTRREEVVLSTKVWMRMRPGPNGAGLSRKAIFAELDASLKRLGTDYIDLYQIHRWDYDTPIEETLEALHDAVKSGKVRYIGASSMYAWQFAKALYLADLNGWTRFVSMQDHYNLIHREAEREMLPLCVDQGIGVIPWSPLARGRLTRARDTATARAETDAGGKILYRDEDQAVAERVHEIAGKRGLSPAQVALAWVMRNPAVTSPIVGVTKPAQLADAVAAVDVELDEDEAAYLEEPYQPHEAAYLEETFYKPRPVAGSR from the coding sequence ATGCGATACATCAAACTCGGAACGACCGGACTGGAAGTCTCCGCCATCAGTCTCGGCTGCATGAGCTTCGGCGAGCCGGACCGGGGCGGCGAGCCCTGGTCGCTGGGCGCGGACGCCAGCCGGGACATCATCAAGCAGGCCCTCGAGGGCGGCGTCAACTTCCTCGACACGGCCAATGGGTACAGCGCCGGAAGCAGCGAGGAGATCGTCGGCCAGGCGGTCAGGGACTTCACCCGGCGCGAGGAGGTCGTTCTCTCCACCAAGGTCTGGATGCGGATGCGCCCCGGCCCGAACGGCGCCGGGCTGTCCCGCAAGGCGATCTTCGCCGAGCTCGACGCCTCCTTGAAGCGACTGGGGACCGACTACATCGACCTGTACCAGATCCACCGCTGGGACTACGACACCCCGATCGAGGAAACCCTCGAGGCGCTGCACGACGCGGTCAAGTCCGGGAAGGTCCGCTACATCGGAGCCTCTTCCATGTACGCCTGGCAGTTCGCCAAGGCCCTGTACCTGGCTGACCTGAACGGCTGGACGCGGTTCGTGTCGATGCAGGACCACTACAACCTCATCCACCGAGAAGCAGAGCGGGAGATGCTCCCGCTCTGCGTCGACCAGGGCATCGGCGTGATCCCGTGGAGCCCGCTGGCGCGGGGCAGGTTGACGCGGGCCCGGGACACCGCCACGGCGCGTGCCGAGACCGACGCGGGCGGCAAGATCCTCTACCGCGACGAGGACCAGGCAGTGGCCGAGCGCGTCCACGAGATCGCGGGCAAGCGGGGTCTGTCCCCGGCCCAGGTCGCCCTGGCCTGGGTCATGCGCAACCCGGCGGTGACCTCGCCCATCGTCGGGGTCACCAAGCCGGCCCAGCTGGCCGACGCGGTCGCCGCGGTGGACGTCGAACTCGACGAAGACGAGGCCGCCTACTTGGAGGAGCCCTACCAGCCGCACGAGGCCGCCTACCTGGAGGAGACCTTCTACAAGCCGCGCCCTGTGGCGGGCTCCCGGTAG
- a CDS encoding alpha-ketoacid dehydrogenase subunit beta, with amino-acid sequence MGETITYRQALHDALRAELLRDENVLLIGEEIGVFEGSYKITAGLLAEFGPRRVRDTPICEEGFTGAAIGAAMLGLRPIVEIMTINFSLLAIDQIINHAAKLHSMFSGQVSVPMVIRTPGGGGQQLAATHSQNLEVFYAHIPGLKVLAPSTPADARGLIASAVRDDDPVIFLENLALYNTKGEVPDGDHTVSIGTAAVTKQGRDVTIIAYSRAAVIALDVARRLEEEGISAEVVDLRSLRPLDRATVCASVRRTGRAVVLEDDWLSYGIGAEIAATIQEGAFDHLDAPVRRVAAAEVPLPYAKPLELAALPDAAALTRVVREVLDATGFTPSPQSSGRG; translated from the coding sequence GTGGGCGAGACGATCACCTACCGGCAGGCCCTGCACGACGCACTGCGTGCCGAACTGCTGCGGGACGAGAACGTGCTGCTCATCGGGGAGGAGATCGGCGTCTTCGAAGGCTCCTACAAGATCACCGCTGGGCTGCTGGCCGAGTTCGGCCCACGCCGGGTGCGCGACACCCCAATCTGCGAGGAAGGCTTCACAGGCGCCGCGATCGGAGCCGCCATGCTCGGCCTGCGCCCGATCGTGGAGATCATGACCATCAACTTCAGCCTGCTGGCCATCGACCAGATCATCAACCACGCCGCGAAACTGCACTCCATGTTCAGCGGCCAAGTGTCGGTGCCGATGGTAATCCGCACCCCGGGCGGCGGCGGGCAGCAACTGGCCGCCACCCACTCGCAGAACCTGGAGGTCTTCTACGCCCACATCCCCGGGCTGAAGGTCCTCGCTCCCTCCACGCCCGCCGACGCCAGGGGGTTGATCGCCTCCGCCGTCCGCGACGACGACCCGGTGATCTTCTTGGAGAACCTGGCGTTGTACAACACCAAGGGCGAGGTGCCCGACGGCGACCACACCGTGTCGATCGGCACCGCCGCCGTCACCAAGCAGGGCCGCGACGTGACGATCATCGCCTACTCCCGTGCCGCCGTCATCGCCCTCGACGTCGCCCGCCGGCTTGAGGAGGAGGGGATCTCGGCCGAGGTGGTCGACCTGCGCAGCCTGCGCCCGCTGGACCGGGCCACCGTGTGCGCCTCGGTCCGCAGGACCGGCCGAGCCGTCGTGCTGGAGGACGACTGGCTCAGCTACGGCATCGGCGCGGAGATCGCCGCCACCATCCAGGAAGGGGCCTTCGACCACCTCGACGCCCCCGTTCGCCGCGTCGCCGCCGCCGAAGTCCCCCTCCCGTACGCCAAGCCCCTGGAACTGGCCGCCCTGCCGGACGCCGCCGCCCTGACCCGAGTGGTCCGCGAGGTCCTCGACGCCACGGGCTTCACGCCCAGCCCCCAGTCATCTGGCCGCGGTTAG
- a CDS encoding carboxymuconolactone decarboxylase family protein, whose translation MPEKTKQLIAVAVAHVTQCPYCIQGHTRLARRKGADPQEIMEAIWVAAEMRAGGACAHSTLALHAMEETEPHAHP comes from the coding sequence CTGCCGGAGAAGACCAAGCAGTTGATCGCCGTCGCAGTCGCCCACGTGACCCAGTGTCCGTACTGCATCCAAGGGCACACCCGTCTTGCGCGGCGCAAGGGCGCCGACCCTCAGGAGATCATGGAAGCGATCTGGGTCGCCGCCGAGATGCGCGCCGGCGGCGCCTGCGCCCACTCCACCCTCGCCCTGCACGCCATGGAGGAGACGGAACCCCACGCACATCCGTGA
- a CDS encoding DUF6343 family protein, with translation MKRRRTGTEPVTARSPLRLRLVLAAGALAFFTAAAVRLAMGARSAGPRYSPNTTVLVVLAAVCGVLALVALLNLAVILRRMRRVRNDR, from the coding sequence ATGAAGCGTCGACGCACAGGGACTGAGCCGGTAACCGCCCGCAGTCCCCTGCGGTTGCGGCTTGTCCTGGCTGCTGGCGCGCTGGCGTTCTTCACTGCGGCGGCGGTGCGACTGGCGATGGGAGCTCGCTCTGCCGGGCCGCGCTACTCCCCCAATACCACCGTGCTGGTGGTACTGGCGGCGGTGTGTGGCGTTCTAGCCCTCGTCGCATTGTTAAATCTCGCGGTGATCCTGCGCCGTATGCGGCGTGTGAGGAACGATCGGTAG
- a CDS encoding DUF488 domain-containing protein — MAEQITYRRVYEETSPKDGKRVLVDRVWPRGMRKEDAHLDEWLRDVAPSSELRKWYGHEPSRFTEFRRRYLAELRDAGHREAAEHLRDLAVHDKLMLLTATRDVDHSQAAVLAEWLTKKR, encoded by the coding sequence ATGGCCGAACAGATCACCTATCGCCGAGTCTATGAGGAGACCTCGCCCAAGGACGGCAAGCGGGTACTCGTCGACCGGGTCTGGCCGCGGGGCATGCGTAAGGAGGATGCGCACCTGGACGAGTGGCTACGTGACGTCGCCCCGTCGAGCGAACTGCGCAAGTGGTACGGCCATGAACCCAGCCGCTTCACCGAATTCCGTCGCCGTTACCTGGCAGAACTGCGCGACGCCGGGCACCGAGAGGCGGCCGAGCATCTGCGTGACCTGGCGGTGCACGACAAGCTCATGCTGTTGACCGCCACCAGGGACGTGGACCACAGCCAGGCCGCTGTCCTAGCCGAGTGGCTGACCAAGAAGCGGTGA
- the pdhA gene encoding pyruvate dehydrogenase (acetyl-transferring) E1 component subunit alpha encodes MSSSPTPGRDPAADTAGTARPAPASTVSDSEADVLRGYYRQMALIRAFELRAAEMYTRAKIGGYCHLNLGEEATCVGLMAALRSTDYLFTTYREHGYALARGADPGRVMAELFGRTTGMSGGRGGSMHLFDTELRLLGGYGIVGGQLPLATGAALAISYRGEPGSGSEAVMCLLGDGTTNIGAFHEALNLAAVWHLPIVYVIVNNQLGMGTPVAAAAGEPELFRRGCAYRIPGTRVDGGDVLAVRDAARMALEQARAEHHPRLLETVSYRLRGHSVVDPARYRTPEEAAQLREKDPVPALRIRLIEEGILTPQSADRIDEEADQQVSLAVDFADAGPAPGVETLFDHLYATEVANVFPGLPGDPLPCEQAINRAQDGA; translated from the coding sequence ATGAGCTCTTCACCGACACCTGGCCGCGATCCCGCCGCCGACACCGCGGGCACAGCCCGCCCCGCACCCGCCAGTACGGTCTCCGACAGCGAGGCCGATGTGCTGCGCGGCTACTACCGGCAGATGGCGCTGATCAGAGCTTTCGAGCTGCGGGCGGCGGAGATGTACACCCGGGCGAAGATCGGCGGTTACTGCCACCTCAACCTCGGTGAGGAAGCCACCTGCGTCGGGCTGATGGCCGCACTGCGATCCACCGACTACCTGTTCACCACCTACCGGGAACACGGCTACGCCCTCGCCCGCGGCGCCGACCCGGGCCGGGTGATGGCGGAGCTGTTCGGACGCACCACTGGCATGTCCGGCGGACGCGGCGGCTCCATGCACCTGTTCGACACCGAGCTGCGGCTACTCGGCGGCTACGGCATCGTTGGCGGCCAACTGCCCCTGGCCACCGGCGCCGCGCTGGCGATCTCCTACCGCGGCGAGCCCGGATCCGGCAGCGAGGCGGTGATGTGCCTGCTCGGGGACGGCACCACCAACATCGGCGCGTTCCACGAGGCCCTCAACCTCGCCGCCGTATGGCACCTTCCCATCGTCTACGTCATCGTCAACAACCAACTCGGGATGGGCACCCCCGTTGCGGCGGCGGCCGGCGAGCCGGAGCTGTTCCGGCGCGGCTGCGCCTACCGCATCCCCGGAACCCGCGTGGACGGAGGCGACGTACTCGCCGTGCGTGACGCCGCCCGGATGGCGCTGGAGCAGGCACGCGCCGAGCACCATCCCAGGCTGCTGGAGACGGTCAGCTACCGGCTGCGCGGACACTCCGTCGTCGACCCAGCCCGCTACCGCACCCCGGAAGAGGCCGCCCAGCTGCGGGAGAAGGACCCGGTGCCCGCCTTGCGGATCCGCCTGATCGAGGAGGGCATCCTCACCCCGCAGTCGGCGGACCGCATCGACGAGGAGGCCGACCAGCAGGTCAGCCTTGCGGTCGACTTCGCCGACGCAGGCCCGGCCCCGGGTGTGGAAACCCTCTTCGACCACCTGTACGCCACCGAGGTCGCAAACGTCTTCCCCGGCCTGCCGGGCGATCCACTGCCCTGCGAGCAGGCCATTAACCGCGCACAGGACGGAGCGTGA